A DNA window from Synergistaceae bacterium contains the following coding sequences:
- a CDS encoding M23 family metallopeptidase, translated as MKLKLLASLMLIFTAFSCAFAADSVSVAAPSSAEIGQPFVVTVTASADYRNVNISWQGKDAALAPIQDNGKITYMALLGTDLKNAKAGTYTLSVSCMRGSTKLYSEHQIELKTHAYPSENLTVAPNKLNPPKEIMRRIEEEAKLGRAAMRSNTPGSAPALPLVRPVPGGLSSVYGKSRYLNGEFKGRHGGLDMRAKPGTPVKAAANGMVVLTGDFWFAGKCVYIDHGAGIVSFYGHMSKIMAAKGHKVKAGDIIGLSGQTGRVTGPHLHFGLAWRGEFFDPSSLME; from the coding sequence ATGAAGCTGAAGCTGCTTGCGTCACTTATGCTCATATTTACAGCTTTTTCTTGTGCTTTTGCAGCGGACTCCGTTTCTGTTGCCGCACCTTCGTCGGCCGAAATAGGGCAGCCTTTTGTCGTCACTGTGACAGCTTCCGCTGATTATCGAAACGTAAATATCTCATGGCAGGGCAAAGACGCCGCTCTAGCCCCAATACAGGATAACGGAAAAATTACATACATGGCGCTCCTCGGCACAGATTTGAAGAATGCCAAGGCTGGAACATACACGCTCTCCGTGTCCTGCATGCGGGGCTCGACAAAACTGTATTCGGAGCATCAAATTGAATTGAAGACACACGCCTATCCTTCAGAAAACCTTACCGTCGCCCCAAATAAACTTAACCCGCCAAAAGAAATTATGCGGCGGATCGAGGAGGAAGCCAAACTCGGCAGGGCAGCCATGCGGAGCAATACGCCAGGTTCGGCGCCGGCGCTTCCGCTTGTGCGTCCCGTGCCCGGTGGCCTGAGCTCAGTTTACGGAAAGAGCCGTTACTTGAACGGGGAATTCAAGGGAAGGCACGGGGGGCTCGACATGCGGGCAAAGCCTGGCACCCCTGTAAAAGCGGCTGCTAATGGTATGGTGGTACTGACAGGAGACTTCTGGTTTGCAGGAAAGTGCGTATACATAGACCACGGTGCCGGCATTGTTTCATTCTACGGCCACATGTCAAAGATAATGGCCGCTAAAGGACACAAGGTAAAGGCTGGGGATATAATAGGACTTTCAGGGCAGACAGGACGTGTCACGGGGCCACACCTGCACTTCGGGCTCGCCTGGCGCGGAGAATTCTTCGACCCTTCCTCGCTGATGGAATGA
- a CDS encoding iron-containing alcohol dehydrogenase yields the protein MTDVPAGLKDFIKLKPWWRTDVPTDIVLSEDGISDLFMKLSSEGKKNPFFIIDSVLEKQGPFDSIFGKAEKFIFNASESEPRTCDVDALVMHIKERPEKPDVLIGIGGGATMDLAKATGICLANPKSAQDYQGYGLDMKKGTDIWVVPTLNGTGAEITPIAVLRGPEKKLGINNPFTEPSVAIIDPQLSAGAKKFNRFFTMMDCYYHHYEITKSRTSSKDAMLDAEDGLWLSKTVLQNDLTEFCIENAIKSAMASILGGSSTIEGRVGIPHAISYGLSNSAPYLPHSVAVTISMLALEDIYPDGYADTIRFLEINGIKRPKAADYGIGAKDMDRMLKTALGMEKLWQSAFGVEEWKDKATPEFITGIYRKIINA from the coding sequence ATGACAGACGTTCCGGCAGGATTAAAAGATTTTATTAAGCTTAAGCCATGGTGGCGGACAGATGTCCCCACCGATATCGTACTTTCCGAAGACGGGATAAGCGACCTTTTTATGAAACTATCTTCGGAAGGCAAGAAAAACCCTTTTTTTATAATCGACAGTGTCCTGGAAAAACAGGGGCCATTTGACAGTATATTCGGCAAGGCTGAAAAATTTATATTCAACGCATCAGAGTCAGAGCCGCGTACATGCGACGTGGATGCGCTCGTTATGCATATAAAGGAACGCCCTGAAAAGCCGGATGTATTAATTGGCATAGGCGGCGGGGCTACAATGGATCTCGCAAAAGCAACCGGAATATGCCTTGCTAACCCAAAGAGCGCCCAGGATTACCAGGGATATGGGCTGGATATGAAAAAAGGGACAGACATATGGGTCGTGCCGACCCTGAACGGCACAGGGGCTGAAATTACACCTATAGCAGTACTGCGCGGGCCTGAAAAGAAACTTGGGATCAATAATCCGTTCACCGAACCCTCCGTTGCCATAATAGACCCGCAGCTTTCTGCCGGCGCAAAAAAGTTTAATCGTTTCTTCACAATGATGGACTGCTATTATCACCATTATGAGATAACAAAGAGCAGGACCAGCAGTAAAGATGCGATGCTGGACGCAGAAGACGGCCTTTGGCTGTCCAAAACAGTTTTGCAAAATGATCTTACCGAATTTTGCATAGAAAATGCCATAAAATCTGCTATGGCCTCCATCCTTGGCGGAAGCAGCACAATAGAGGGACGCGTGGGTATACCGCATGCCATTTCATACGGTCTGAGCAACTCTGCTCCATATCTCCCGCACAGCGTTGCCGTAACGATATCGATGCTGGCACTCGAGGATATATACCCCGACGGCTACGCCGACACCATCCGCTTTCTTGAGATAAACGGGATCAAACGCCCTAAAGCAGCAGATTACGGCATAGGAGCAAAAGACATGGATAGGATGCTAAAGACAGCTCTGGGCATGGAAAAACTATGGCAGAGCGCTTTTGGCGTTGAAGAATGGAAAGACAAAGCTACACCCGAATTTATAACGGGCATATACAGAAAAATAATAAACGCTTAA
- a CDS encoding DMT family transporter, whose amino-acid sequence MTDHTKNLIQIHLAVMLFGLSGLFGRFVVLPAVIIVLGRVFFASISMFALFMLSHKNIRLNKGCDYFILAIAGFILAAHWTAFFMSIKVSTVAIAVLMYSTFPLFITFLEPLLFHEPLKKSDIFAAFAMFGGIILIVPEFHLSNNITVGILWGMASSITFAVLTLINRKYAREYDGAIVAFYEQGAATVVLIPSLFLVTFTATPIDILLLILLGVVFTAAAHSMFIGGMKTIKAQSAAMISSLESVYGIIAAAVSLGEIPSSRELIGGGIILGTALYSTLKSSK is encoded by the coding sequence ATGACAGACCACACTAAAAATCTGATCCAGATACACTTAGCCGTTATGTTGTTCGGGCTTTCGGGGCTGTTTGGCCGGTTTGTGGTCCTGCCTGCTGTCATCATCGTACTGGGGCGCGTGTTTTTCGCAAGCATTTCCATGTTCGCGCTGTTCATGCTGAGCCACAAAAACATCCGACTGAATAAAGGGTGCGATTACTTTATACTTGCTATTGCCGGATTTATCCTGGCTGCCCACTGGACCGCATTCTTCATGTCGATAAAGGTTTCGACAGTCGCAATAGCCGTGCTGATGTATTCGACATTTCCACTCTTCATCACATTCCTGGAACCTCTGCTCTTTCACGAGCCTCTGAAAAAGTCAGACATATTTGCGGCCTTCGCTATGTTCGGTGGAATAATACTCATAGTTCCTGAATTTCACCTCAGCAACAATATAACTGTCGGCATATTATGGGGTATGGCAAGCAGCATCACCTTCGCAGTGCTGACTCTGATAAACAGGAAATATGCAAGAGAATATGATGGCGCCATTGTTGCATTCTATGAGCAGGGTGCTGCAACAGTCGTACTCATACCATCCCTGTTCCTCGTCACTTTCACCGCAACTCCGATTGACATCCTGCTCCTGATACTGCTTGGAGTAGTGTTCACTGCAGCAGCTCACTCAATGTTCATAGGCGGTATGAAGACAATAAAAGCTCAGTCGGCAGCAATGATATCAAGCCTTGAGTCCGTCTACGGGATCATAGCCGCAGCGGTCTCGCTCGGAGAGATACCCTCCTCAAGAGAGCTTATCGGAGGGGGTATCATACTGGGCACAGCTCTTTATTCAACTTTGAAATCATCTAAATAA
- a CDS encoding DegT/DnrJ/EryC1/StrS family aminotransferase gives MAGTEIFGSEEIRAVADVIERKMIHRYGSHNVRNGQYRVDEFEYKASRIAGTKFALGVSSGTAAIITALKGIGVQPGDEVITSPFTFIATIEAIVACDAVPILGDIDETLSLDPESIEKLITRKTKAIIPVHMFGVAADMDKFLVIGSKYNIPIIEDACEVVGGTYKGRCLGSMGLCGTWSFDPNKMLTVGEGGMILTNDEPLYRRMEYYHDHGHVHSREHDRGADEKCGFGVNYRLSEIQGALGLVALDKMPAVLEKLRENKKKILDAVADTGIKPRPMNDSDGDTATHVIFLLPSAEAAKRFQKATLEAGCGCEIIAENAWHYAKNWKALEEIGEKDFFGTKTPSYMPETMAQSDAILSRAVMFGLNINMDDKTIEKIIHSVRQGAKAVL, from the coding sequence ATGGCCGGAACAGAGATATTCGGCAGTGAAGAAATAAGGGCTGTCGCAGATGTCATAGAGAGAAAAATGATACACAGGTACGGATCGCACAATGTAAGGAACGGGCAATACCGTGTAGATGAATTTGAATATAAGGCGAGCCGGATTGCGGGAACGAAATTTGCCCTTGGGGTATCGAGCGGGACAGCCGCTATTATTACGGCGCTAAAAGGTATCGGAGTACAGCCTGGCGATGAAGTGATCACATCCCCGTTCACTTTCATAGCGACCATTGAAGCCATAGTGGCCTGTGATGCCGTTCCTATACTCGGCGATATAGACGAAACGCTGAGTCTTGACCCGGAAAGCATTGAAAAGCTTATAACAAGGAAAACCAAAGCCATTATTCCGGTCCATATGTTCGGAGTCGCGGCCGACATGGACAAATTTCTGGTGATAGGCAGTAAATATAATATTCCCATTATAGAAGATGCCTGCGAAGTTGTCGGAGGTACGTACAAGGGTCGTTGCTTAGGCAGTATGGGCCTGTGTGGAACATGGAGCTTCGATCCCAATAAAATGCTGACTGTCGGAGAAGGCGGCATGATATTGACCAATGACGAACCCTTGTACCGCAGGATGGAGTATTATCACGACCACGGGCATGTACACAGCAGAGAGCATGACCGCGGCGCAGATGAAAAATGCGGCTTCGGCGTAAATTACAGGCTTAGTGAAATACAGGGGGCCCTTGGCCTTGTGGCCTTGGATAAGATGCCGGCCGTACTGGAAAAACTCCGTGAAAACAAGAAAAAGATCCTTGATGCAGTTGCCGATACCGGTATAAAACCGCGTCCGATGAACGACAGCGACGGCGATACAGCCACGCATGTGATATTCCTCCTGCCGTCGGCTGAAGCGGCAAAGAGATTCCAGAAGGCAACTTTGGAAGCTGGCTGCGGATGCGAGATCATCGCCGAGAACGCCTGGCACTATGCTAAAAACTGGAAAGCGCTTGAGGAAATAGGAGAAAAAGACTTTTTTGGCACAAAAACTCCCTCCTACATGCCTGAAACTATGGCCCAAAGCGATGCAATACTTAGCCGTGCCGTAATGTTCGGATTAAACATAAATATGGACGATAAAACAATAGAAAAAATAATACACTCTGTCAGGCAGGGAGCAAAGGCCGTACTGTAA
- the kdsB gene encoding 3-deoxy-manno-octulosonate cytidylyltransferase, which yields MKTLAVIPARYSSSRLPGKPLVNIAGIPLVVRVLDKVRACRSVDKVIVATDDLRIADVVRAHGGEAVMTPPELPSGGDRVAWVAREMCSDYVINVQVDDPLVGPDMIDPLVHALDSDDSIMLALLAKRIEKEEEIDAKDVVKMVFDRNWHGLYFSRSPIPYPRCYGGVWYKHIGPYGWRRDFLLKFSTWEQTPLEKTESLEMLRVLERGYSIKCVPVERDTIEIDTQEDVERIEKYLLDL from the coding sequence ATGAAAACACTTGCAGTTATACCGGCCCGTTATTCAAGCTCCAGGCTTCCGGGTAAACCCCTGGTCAATATAGCGGGGATCCCTCTTGTTGTGAGAGTCCTTGATAAAGTCAGGGCGTGCCGCAGCGTAGATAAGGTCATAGTTGCCACGGATGATTTACGTATAGCGGATGTTGTCCGCGCACATGGGGGGGAGGCCGTAATGACGCCGCCGGAACTTCCAAGCGGAGGCGATCGTGTGGCATGGGTGGCACGTGAAATGTGTTCCGATTATGTCATTAATGTTCAGGTCGACGATCCCCTTGTGGGACCGGATATGATAGACCCGCTTGTTCATGCGCTTGATTCGGATGATTCAATTATGCTGGCGCTGCTTGCAAAAAGAATAGAAAAAGAAGAAGAGATCGATGCTAAGGATGTAGTAAAAATGGTCTTTGACAGAAACTGGCATGGGCTATATTTTAGCCGTTCACCGATCCCGTATCCGCGCTGTTACGGAGGAGTATGGTACAAACATATCGGTCCGTATGGCTGGCGCAGGGACTTTCTTCTCAAATTCTCCACATGGGAGCAGACCCCGCTCGAAAAAACCGAAAGCCTTGAGATGCTGCGCGTTCTTGAGAGAGGCTATTCTATCAAGTGTGTACCTGTGGAAAGAGATACCATAGAGATCGATACACAGGAGGATGTGGAGAGAATCGAAAAATATCTTTTGGATTTGTGA